The window GATCGCGAGTGTCCATCATAATCTTCCTCGGAGAAAGAAGTTTACCTGTAATATTTGCAGGACAAACCGAAGTGCATCGACCACATTCTGTACAAGTGTAAGCGCTCATTAAGTTTACCCAACTTAAATCAGTTGCATCTTTTGCACCAAATTTTCCAGGTTCGGTTTCTGCAGGTACAAAAGATGGATCAAGCATTGCTTTCACTTCATTTGTTACCGATGCCATGTTGGTAAATTCACCTTTTGGTTCCAAATTTGAAAAATAAGTATTAGGAAAAGCAAAGAGAATATGAAAATGCTTCGAATAAGGAAGGTAATTTAGAAAAGCCAAAATGCCAATAATATGAAACCACCAGGCACTTCGTTCTATTATTATAAGCGCATTTTCTGTAGAAGGCAACAGATTTATCAAATATTGACTCATTGGAAATGCACCCGCACTCACATAATGACCAACGCCCAGCATCTGCAATTTTAAATCTGCAGCATTCATTAATAAGAAGGCTGTCATTAATAATATTTCCGTAATCAAAATATAATTTGCGTCTGATTTTGGCCAGGAAGTCATTTCAACACCTTTAAAGCGTTTAATATTTAGAACATTTCTTCGGATTAAAAATATTATACAAGCAAGCCACACCGTAAAAGCCAGAATTTCAAAAGAGCCAATTAAGAAATTATATAGCCCGCCCAAGCCATGAAAAATTCGGTGTGTACCAAATATTCCATCGATCATGATTTCTAAAACTTCAATATTAATAATCACAAACCCGATGTAAACAAAAAAGTGAAGAAACGCCGTAATAGGGCGAATAACCATTTTTGATTGACCAAAAGCTACACGCAGCATCGTCATAAGCCTTTTAATGGGTTGATCGTTTCGATCTACCGATTTGCCAAGGCGGATATTGCGAATTATTTTACGAAAATTAAATGTAAAAAGCGCAATTGCTGCAATTGTGAAAAGTAAAAAAATGATTTGAGCCACCATGCAAATTTATAGTTTATGCTAAATTAAGATATTTAATTCAAAATAATTGCTATGCATGCATAAAAAATCTACTAAAAATCTTTGTTTGTACTGATTCTAAGTAAGTTCACTCGTAAAAAAGATTTTAGAAAAATTAATTAATTGATAATCAGTACTACAAAGAATATATTAAAATAAAGTTTTGCTTTTAGAAAAAGAAAGCTACATTTGCAATCCCAAACGGATGGTGCCATAGCTCAGTCGGTAGAGCAAAGGACTGAAAATCCTTGTGTCCCTGGTTCGAATCCAGGTGGCACCACTTCCAAAAGCCTTTCAGAAATGAAAGGCTTTTTTGGTTTTAATGTTTTTAAACTAATCAATAATTTATTTAAATCTGTTATTGTATTTGAAAAAAAGAATACTACATTTGCAATCCTAAACGGATGGTGCCATAGCTCAGTCGGTAGAGCAAAGGACTGAAAATCCTTGTGTCCCTGGTTCGAATCCAGGTGGCACCACTTCAAAAGCCTTTCAGAAATGAAAGGCTTTTTTGGTTATATTATTTAATGTTGAAGCCATAAATTTCTATATTTTTGATCAGGATCATAATCTTCAGCTTGTTTATCAATATTGAAGTAACGTTTTCCTCTCGGGTCGTTTCCTACGCCAGCAGTGTAAGCCCAATTGCACCAAGTGCTAGCAACATCGTAATCTATTAACTGCTGTTCAAAATATGCAGCTCCAAAACGCCAATCTAGTTGCAACTCGTTACAAAAATAACTTGCAACATTTTGCCGCCCTCTGTTGCTTAAAAATCCAGTAAGCTTAATTCTTGCATATTTGCATCAATAAACCTGTTGCCTGTTTCTCCATTAACCCATTTATTAATTTTTGCTTGATCTTGATCTTCTGGAATCGGAATTAATTTTTTTCGGATACCGTTGAGCTGAAAAAACTTAGCACCATATTTTTTCATCATTAGCCAAAAATAATCTCGCCATAACAATTCAAAAACTAACCAATAAGTGGAATCATTTGCACCAAACTGGTTTTCATATTTTTTAATTT is drawn from Pedobacter mucosus and contains these coding sequences:
- a CDS encoding (Fe-S)-binding protein gives rise to the protein MVAQIIFLLFTIAAIALFTFNFRKIIRNIRLGKSVDRNDQPIKRLMTMLRVAFGQSKMVIRPITAFLHFFVYIGFVIINIEVLEIMIDGIFGTHRIFHGLGGLYNFLIGSFEILAFTVWLACIIFLIRRNVLNIKRFKGVEMTSWPKSDANYILITEILLMTAFLLMNAADLKLQMLGVGHYVSAGAFPMSQYLINLLPSTENALIIIERSAWWFHIIGILAFLNYLPYSKHFHILFAFPNTYFSNLEPKGEFTNMASVTNEVKAMLDPSFVPAETEPGKFGAKDATDLSWVNLMSAYTCTECGRCTSVCPANITGKLLSPRKIMMDTRDRITEIGKNIDKHGEGHEDGKSLLDNYISREEIWACTSCNACVEACPINIDPLQIIMELRRFAVMEESQAPASINAMLGNIENNQAPWKYSPADRFNWADEK